In a single window of the Zea mays cultivar B73 chromosome 5, Zm-B73-REFERENCE-NAM-5.0, whole genome shotgun sequence genome:
- the LOC100381639 gene encoding Fatty acid desaturase DES2-like, translated as MRAGARLIEKEQQEQRAPVEKPPFTLGQIKKAIPPHCFERSVLKSFSYVLRDLVTAAALLYLALVTIPALPSPLQYAAWPLYWIAQGCVCTGLWVIGHECGHNAFSEYPLLDDIVGLVLHSSLMVPYFSWKYSHRRHHSNIGSLERDEVFVPKKKEALPWYTPYVCNSPVGRLLQIVVQLTLGWPLYLATNVSGRPYPRFACHYDPYGPIYSDRERAQVFVSDAGVVAAWFGLYKLAATFGFWWVVRVYAVPLVIVNAWLVIVTFLQHTHPALPRYDSSEWDWLRGALATMDRDYGALNRVFHNITDTHVVHHLLSTVPHYHAVEATKAIKPILGEYYQFDPTPIAKAMWREARECIYVEPENGRGILWYNKF; from the coding sequence ATGCGTGCCGGTGCCAGGTTGATCGAGAAGGAGCAGCAGGAGCAGCGCGCACCGGTGGAGAAGCCTCCGTTCACCTTGGGTCAGATCAAGAAGGCCATCCCGCCACACTGCTTCGAGCGCTCGGTGCTCAAGTCCTTCTCCTACGTGCTCCGTGACCTCGTCACCGCCGCGGCGCTCCTGTACTTGGCGCTGGTCACCATCCCGGCGCTCCCGAGCCCGCTCCAGTACGCCGCCTGGCCGCTCTACTGGATCGCACAAGGCTGCGTGTGCACCGGCCTGTGGGTCATCGGGCACGAGTGTGGCCACAACGCCTTCTCGGagtacccgctcctcgacgacatcGTTGGCCTGGTGCTGCACTCGTCGCTGATGGTCCCGTACTTCTCGTGGAAGTACAGCCACCGGCGCCACCACTCCAACATTGGCTCCCTGGAGCGCGACGAGGTGTTTGTGCCCAAGAAGAAGGAAGCGCTGCCGTGGTACACGCCGTACGTGTGCAACAGCCCCGTGGGCCGTCTGCTGCAGATCGTCGTGCAGCTAACCCTCGGGTGGCCACTGTACCTGGCCACCAACGTGTCGGGTCGCCCGTACCCGCGCTTCGCCTGCCACTACGACCCCTACGGCCCGATCTACAGCGACCGGGAGCGCGCCCAGGTCTTCGTCTCGGACGCCGGCGTCGTGGCCGCGTGGTTCGGGCTGTACAAGCTGGCGGCGACGTTCGGGTTCTGGTGGGTGGTGCGCGTCTACGCCGTGCCGCTGGTGATTGTGAACGCGTGGCTGGTGATCGTCACCTTCCTCCAGCACACCCACCCGGCTCTCCCCCGCTACGACTCCAGCGAGTGGGACTGGCTGCGCGGCGCGCTAGCCACCATGGACCGCGACTACGGCGCCCTCAACCGCGTGTTCCACAACATCACCGACACACACGTCGTGCACCATCTCTTGTCCACCGTGCCGCACTACCACGCCGTGGAGGCTACCAAGGCGATCAAGCCCATCCTCGGCGAGTACTATCAGTTCGACCCCACCCCCATCGCCAAGGCGATGTGGCGCGAAGCTAGGGAGTGCATCTACGTCGAGCCCGAGAACGGCAGGGGCATCTTATGGTACAACAAGTTCTAG